Genomic segment of Schistocerca nitens isolate TAMUIC-IGC-003100 chromosome 9, iqSchNite1.1, whole genome shotgun sequence:
ctcatacaaataccaggcTGTAACACTTTGTCGGGATatgacatgaaatgattacataggctcagtAGTGTATAATGCAGGTGGTAGACTATGGTTTATTGATGGAATACTTGGGAATTGCACTCAATTTACAAattagattgcttgcaaatcactcgtgcgactcgTTCTAAATAtggctcaggtgtgtgggacccataccaaatagagcTAACAGGggttattgaacatatacagagaagggtagcaaaaATGTTCACAGATTTTTTTGATCCatgagaaagtgtcacagagatgctataggaactcttgaagatagatgtaaactctCGTGAAAAAGTATATTAACAACGTTATAGGAACCAGCTCTAAacaatgattctaggaatatactacaatcacctacgtatcactcacatggggatcgtgaagataagattagaataattactgcacgcacagagacattcaaacaatcattcttcccccgcTCCATATGtgtaatggaatgggaagaaagccTAATTAGTGGTACATTGGGATGTACCATTTACCttggccgctgtagtcgagcggttctaggcgcttcagtccgtaatcacgcggctactatggtcgcaggttcgaatcctgcctcaggcatggatgcgtgtgatgtccttaggtttaagtagttctaactgatgacctcagatgttaagtcccatagtgcttagagtcatttgaaccattttgtaccatctaccgtgcacctcacggtggtttgcagagtataaatgaagatgtaaaACTACGTCACTTTTGAAAGCCGACGGCTAGTACCGCAAATTACTCATGAAcgtatttctcttaaaaaatgttttcattgtAAATGTTGACATTCTGTACAAGAAATTATTCCTTTTATTAAACTACATTTCACGATCACTGTATTACAGAAATTATGCCTGTAAACTGAAATGTTCAAATACATTTAGAAATCTCAACCACTTCCCCaacaaaatacacacatgaaaatacATCTCATTGACTACAACCAATTGTAACGAATTTCCAACAGTGGCATGTAACGAACATCCGCCGGCATCGTAAGTGCGCTTCAGCTATGCACAGAATTGTGTTATATTATTCGTGCTttagtttttttgtattttgagcTGAAGATCTATGGCTTCTTCATTCGAAAATATGTCATGAAAAATGAAACACATTGTTTTGTTTCGCCGTTCAGCATGTATAATAGATATTTGTGCAAGACCTGAAATGACCTCTAATGTGATTTGTGCGTGTGACATCTTCCTGGACAATATTTGGACTCGAATTTATAATTCGACAGTACTATGAAATAATTTTTTCGGTACCAAGAGGGAGAGACGTCAGCTAATTCTTTGCAGAAAACAGCAACCATCAGTAGAAACGTACGCGTTGCCAGTACGacacaaaatgtctttcccgacTTGGATTGTAATGACTGTTCCCCTAGGCGATCAACCAAGAGAATTATTTGAAGAGCTCAAGTCTGATTTCAGCCGAAATCTGCGAACTCCACGTCAGTCGTACTCGGTGTACTTGATTCGCAAAGCGATATACAAAAATCATTTGTTATTCGTGCTTAGGGCGGTAGATTGTTCCATGTTTTGAATGCGGTAGCATTGCGCTGTTCGATGCTGAGCTTCGCGCTGCGACGCGGTCTCCCGTGTTTGTGAAGCGAGCACTTGCAGAAAAAGAAAATGCGTATCGTGGTGCTCTTCGTTTTTCTTTTTCTAGTGCATGAAATTCGCGCGAATGACGAAAGTCATGTTCAACTTGATTTGGATATTGGCTCAAGCAGGGAAGCACTGAGAACCGACGATGAAGTGATCAAACGAGAAGAAGAAGCAATCAAAATTGATGGCCTTAATGTGTCACAAGTAAAGCAGATGAAGGAGGCGGTACAAAAATTTACTTTTCAGGCGGAAGTTAGCCGGATGATGAAACTCATAATTAATTCCCTGTATCGCAATAAGGAAATATTTTTAAGAGAGCTTATTTCCAATGCTTCTGATGCACTTGATAAAATTCGTCTTTTGTCTCTGACAGATGATTCTGCCCTGAGTGCAACAAATGAGCTGGTCATTAGAATAAAGATTGACCAAGATGATCGGATTATTCATATCACTGACACTGGGATTGGGATGACAAGGAAAGACCTCATAAACAACCTTGGAACTATAGCGAAGTCTGGAACTTCAGATTTCTTTGGTAGAATGCAAAATTCATCTTTCACAAAAGAGGAAATGAGTGACCTGATTGGACAGTTTGGTGTTGGGTTTTATTCTtcttttcttgttgctgataaggtAGTGGTGAAGAGTAAGCATAATGATGACAAGCAGTATATATGGGAATCAGATGCAGGAAGCTTTTCCatcacagtggatcctgatggtgACAGTTTGAAACGAGGAACCACAGTAAGTCTTCATCTGAAAGAAGATGCTTATGAATACACAGATAGAGAAACTGTCAAAAAATTAGTTCAGAAATATTCACAGTTTATAAACTTCCCTATTTACCTTTGGCACCAAAAGACTGTAGAAGAAAAAGTTATTGAAACTCCTATGaaggaaacaaaaacaacagaAGATGATTTGGGCGTGGAAGAAGAGCTGCAAGAGAATGAAGCTATAACTGTAAAAAAAGTAGTAGATGACTGGGAGCTTCTAAATGTTGATAAGCCCATCTGGACTAGGAAGCCATCGGAAGTGCAAAATGAAGAGTACTATGAATTTTACAAAGCACTGACAAGAGATACGAAAAATCCGTTAGCAAAAATGCATTTTGCAGTAGAAGGTGATGTTGCTTTCAAAGCTGTTCTGTTCATCCCACAAGAACAACCAGAAGAGATTCTAAAAAATTATGGGAAGTGGACAGATA
This window contains:
- the LOC126204370 gene encoding endoplasmin-like; amino-acid sequence: MRIVVLFVFLFLVHEIRANDESHVQLDLDIGSSREALRTDDEVIKREEEAIKIDGLNVSQVKQMKEAVQKFTFQAEVSRMMKLIINSLYRNKEIFLRELISNASDALDKIRLLSLTDDSALSATNELVIRIKIDQDDRIIHITDTGIGMTRKDLINNLGTIAKSGTSDFFGRMQNSSFTKEEMSDLIGQFGVGFYSSFLVADKVVVKSKHNDDKQYIWESDAGSFSITVDPDGDSLKRGTTVSLHLKEDAYEYTDRETVKKLVQKYSQFINFPIYLWHQKTVEEKVIETPMKETKTTEDDLGVEEELQENEAITVKKVVDDWELLNVDKPIWTRKPSEVQNEEYYEFYKALTRDTKNPLAKMHFAVEGDVAFKAVLFIPQEQPEEILKNYGKWTDNIKFYVRRVFITDEFKDMLPDYIQFVKGVVDSDDLPLNVSRETLQQHKLIKVIQRKLIRKALDMMLQLEKEDYMKFWKEYSTNIKLGVLEDSINRAKLAKLLMFHSSYSNSMTTLSEYVERAKPNQDQIYYIAGATLEDLQTSPLVEGLLRRGYEVLYMIEAVDEYCINKLPEFGMKRFQNIAKEDFIMPIAEDDNVDWEKITEEYEPLIHWLERDVLKEKIQRAKISQRLMESPCALVASVFGYTGNMERLAVSTAHRKSYQNDNRSKIKTKKIMEINPHHELIRELHRRFKYQPGDETVKQMAIMLYRLAALKSGYMLDDTFAFSQEVENMMVKLLGTGEFKEDSGRIKTGSIEDEDIHEEL